The segment AGATGACAGGAGCTAACCGTGAAGCGGCGATGACAACTAAAACATCCGAAAGGTAAGGGTCCCGATCGCATCTTCTAGCGGATCCATATGGAGAATGCACTGATCCAAGTCTAGAGATCATCAATTTGCAACTAAACATGTGTAATGTGGATTAACCCGAGACTAAACATGAATAATTTGACCTTAATTAAGGGTAAAACAAGGACTAATTCTAACTCTATCGTACTTAGGGTTCATGAATTAGGGcaattaggctctgataccattgttAGATCTGATATGAATTGCCTAACGCATGAACACCTAATATCAAATAAATTAGGGCTCAACTTACCGTCAATGGAAGAGGAGGCCATTGGGTCTTCACGTAGTCGATGTAGATGTGGCCGGTGTGTGGTCGATCGCCTGCTTGACAATGAGGTTGATATAGTGGACACTAGGAGAAAGTTGGCGGTGTCGTCATCTTGCAAAGGGCGTCGGCCTTCCCATGGGCACCAGCGAGTGATCGATCGGGATTGAGTTTGTTGGGGGTGAGAGAGAGACTAGGAGATCGTTGGACCACACCTAGACGCCAGTCACCCCTTCCCTTTTGTAGCGTTGGTCCACTGGAGACCTTAACCAATTGTCGGTTAGGCACCCCCAATCAGGGCACATCGTGGAGTTCGACTCTCCTTAGGTTCGGTCTCTCGGTTAGCCCAAGATCGACACCAACAGCACTACCATCGTTTATTGTGACAATTGTATTCTTTCTATCATGCTCTGATACAAATGTAGCTAAGTTGCAGCATTGCAATCTAAAAAACCAATAAAATAGAATTTCAAAAGAACACTAAGTAGATATAGAGAACATTATATCAATACATTTTGTAATACATGCAGTTCAACATTTGGATTTGATGTTAATGTTGTGCAGGGCGTGCGAGATGGGCATGGTGGTGGAGGCGCTAGACAGGAGAATTGTAGAAAGACGAGGAAATACAAATTAAAAACAATATTGTTCTGGATTGGCATTTGACAATAAGCTTTTCCGAAGGCCCATCATAGATGATAATGTTAAGGCCATGCAATTGTTTCAGCTATATGCAGTGTGCACTGTCAGCAAGCACAGTTCTTCACCCCTCAGAACTGGGCCTGGAGTGGAAAAGAAAAGGCCTTCCTTGCAACAGAGGATGCCTCCAAAAGGAAGGACAGGCAGGGCCGCACATAAGAGTAGGGAGGAAGAACAAAATTGGTCCCTGATTCCCTCTGTGGTCTGTTCTGTGCCATGCTCCCTTTTGTTGCTGCAGAATTATTGCAATTGGGCATGCATGCAGAAGGAGGTGGAGTTGGTATCTTCAGTTTAGTCCCAAGTCCAGCAAGCAAAACCACTGCATGTGTAAGATTGCAGAATTATTGTGCTTCTGGAATGTAAGATTGCAGGACAATCAATATGCCTTCTGTAGAATCAGTGGCGGAGCTAGAACATCCACTATATGAGAATTTTAGTTGTGTCTATGACACTAATATGTACTGGCATCTACGAATTTTTACTCAACAAATAACTAATCTGTACTGACATTTCGAAATTTTAAGTGTGCCTGTGACACCAAAAAAACCCTAGCTCCACCCCTGTGCAGAATGTCCTGAAATCTACATCTCCATCAAGACAACATTGTCATTTGTTATAGTACCAACCTGGCCTCTGAAGAACTGAATCTGAACAAATCATGTGCCAGTCATTGTTCATTGAAGTGGGTTCATGGCTCAAAAGCAAAAACAGGAAAACAAAGAAACATAGAGAATTGGTAGGCCGCATTCGAAATTTGAGCATCACACTAATGCTTTTCAATTGTCAGTCGAGACATGACATTTACTGAAAGCATGACAACTGCACACACCAGATTAAGGTTTATTACATTCTGCAGGTCAAGTGACAACCCTGTAATTACCCCAATCTCTCTGAAACCGTTGGgtatatatatcatatatacacaaatagaaaaaaaaacaaatgattAAAAGGAGCACAACAAGTACAGTGACAGAACAGGAATTCTATATTCAGGCCATTGGCCATCAATTCACCACTGCTGACCTTCATCCGGTCTTTTGCGCTGTGATCCGACCCTCGACAACGCGGTCATCCTCTTCAGGACCTTTGTGATCTTGGCCAGGCTACGCTTGCCACCTCCAAAGTTCATCTTCCTGGTGGAGAACTTCAGAGCCTGAAGGCAGCACAGCTGCTTCATTGAACCTTCATTGtcatgttcatcttcttcttcctctccgtcACCTTCCTCAACAAATTCATCTTGTTTTTTGGCATCGCCTTTCACAATGCCGGTACCACGCTTCACACCTCTGCCGTTGCTACCGCTGCCTACCTCGTAGGCCTCCCAGAGCATGTCCATGTTGTCACTGCCCTCGACCACGGCGCGGTCGCGGCAGAGCCTGAGCTGCATGCGCTCCTCGTAGAGCTTGCACGCCAGGGTCCGCTTCCACTCCTTCTCCTTTGGCAGCGGCGACCCCTCGCTGACAAGGTTCTCCGATGAGCTCCTCGAATGCACTCGGCCGGCGATGGATGTAAACTTCAGAGAATTCTCCCTCTCGTTGCACATGACTGGAGATTCTGTCACGTCCTTGTACTCCTCCCTTTCTTGCAGTTCTTGTTCAGATCGCGCAATTTTGTACTCCTGCTCTTGCAGCTCTGGTTCAGGCTGCGCATCTTTGCAGCCTTGCTCATGCAGTTCTATTTCAGCGTGTGCAATAGGGGCACTCTCTTCTGCTTGCGTGTCTTGGCTGCATTTCTCGGCAGAAGTTTTGGTCTTCAAGTGTGCATATTGGCAGTCTTGTTCTTGAAATTCTTGTTCGGTGTGTGCGACAATGCCTGTCTCTTCAGCTTGCACGTCATGGCTGCATTTCCCGGCGAAAGTTTCAGTCTCCGGGTGCACACATTCCTTCACATCCACAAATGCCTGTGCCTGCTGTTGTTCCACAGATTGTTCAACGGAAGCAAGCTCTTGAGCTTCCTGCTCACTGCCACATTTTTCGACGCAAGGATCAGTCTCGAATTGCGCTTGTTTCTTCACATCCCTGAGTGACCCATTCTCCAAACTGAATTCCACTGAACTGTCTTCCTTTTCCTCAAGAACTGGCTTGAAATTGCCAGACACTTGTGCTTCCCATAGTTTGATGCGCTGAGCAATCGAAGAATGAGGTTTCACCGGCTCCCGTGTCTTGATCCCCGTTGGTTCTACTGGCTTAAATTTCTTGACCTCCACAGGTTTCACAGGCTCACATTTCTGGATCTCCATTGATTCCACCGGCTCATATTTCTTGATCTCCATTGATTCTACTGGCTCAGATTTCTTGATCTCCATTGATTCTACTGGCTCACATTTCTTGATCTCCACTGACACAGGATCACACTCCAGTCTTTTCTCCTCAATACCGTCACTGATCTCTTCCATGCCTGACAAGATCAACCGCTGATCCTGAATGACATCCTCTGCTTCTatttcttgcacaaatattGTCTCACTTGGGCAACATTGCTCTGCTAAAGAATCAGAGCCCTTCAAATCCTCGGAAACCACAACTTTGTCATCAATTTCATCCCTAAAATCACCAAAATCCTCATGATCTAAGAAGCTTTTCTCATTAATGCAACCATCCATCAATGGGAGCTGAAATGCAAGCTCCTTGCACTCGTCACCACCTAGTAACAACAAGCTCTTCTcctcaagcacaaagcaagAACCACCAATATCGCAAAGCTCACCCATGATCTCGCCCACGCGGAGAACGGAAGCGGCGTCGCCGGGGCCGAGGACGAAGGAGCAGAGCTGCCCGACCAGACTGGCAACGTCTCCGCCTGCTCCTTCCGGCCGGAGCTCGGCGCAGAGCGCGGCGACGGCAATGCCGCAGGTCCTGCCGAGGGACCTGACCCCCCGCCACTCCGCGCCGCCGATGTACGGGCCGACGGTGACAAgcacggcgaggaggagggccgTGGAGACGAGGAGCGGGTAGAAGAATGAGgcgagggagaggaggtggcgggCGAAGAAGAGGAAGTAGGCCGCATGAAGCGGGTGGCAGGCCAGGAACGCCACGACGCCGAGCAGGTCGTGCAGGAAGCAGAGGGACACGGCCACTATTAAGCCGTCGCTGTccttgtcgccgccgccgctgtcggTGGCGCGCAGCTGGGCCTGCGCCGCCAttgtcgtcttcctcctccttgctTGCGTGCTCTGCTCGCTTGGCGACGGCGTGTGTCGGGTTTGTCCGCTAGCTACCTGTACGCGCGCGTGCTCCGGcgttggatggatggatgcggGAGGAGGCGCGATGGCTTGGGGTGATCTGCTGTTGTGGTCTTTGGCATGGAGTGAGGGACTGAGAGGTGAAGGGGAAGAAGAGGCGTGGGAGTGTAGGAGTTGGTGGTATAGAGAGAGATGGGTAAAGCAGAGGGGAGGATGGGGGCTGGGGTTTAGCAGTGATTTTGCAGCTGATATGAATTCCTGTAGTGATTTGGTCGTGAAATCCGGTTTAGATTACCGCCAACTTCTCTATTGTGCGTAATTCGGACCGCCGATCCATTATTGGCACCACCCTAGAGGTGAATACCTAAAACTCTATCATTGAGAATGCATGTCCAATTTTGTCGGTGGCCAGTGAAGCAAGATAAATTTGTACAAATTGCGACATTACGACTGCTGAATGCGGTACAACGGTGCATTTTTAGGATGTAGTTCACctttccctttttttccttGACTTTTTGCTTTCGGTCTTTACATTTGCCATGCTTCAGGTTGCCGTGCTTGGTTGCGTAGCTCAAAGGCATGGATGTATTTAGTTGTTTTTATGGATTTTCTAAGAGCTGCACGATATATCTTAGGATGAGTGAAGTAAGCTAAGTAGATATAGTAACTCTGAAAGAAGAGTATTTGGTTATTTGCATGAGCAGATACAATGACTATGTGAATGTGTTTGGttgtgtagggatcggtgatatCCTAAAAACAGGATAGATTAGTATACCTAAAACTAATCGACTCTAAAAACTTCAGAGATAAaccctatattaatttctatttaaatatgctctatGTCCATCTAGAGACACTTTACCGTCcaaaaatatttacaacataTAATCAATCTAGCAAACTACTTTAGAAAGATAAACATGCAAAGATAGATAATAAGaatataaatacgaaaacgtaaagaAGGTAGGGAAAGCAAACGCACAcaatggatttttatcctattgTATCGATAGCATAACTATCACCTCTAATCCATATTAGAGCAGCCATTTAAGCTATAGCTCCCGGACGACACCCGatcatgacccttgagccacctaggcctcaagtaggtcaAGCCGTCAAGCCACATAGGCTTCAGGTAGGTTATTATACTCAGAGAGGTCTGTACCTGTATAAAAACCTGATAGAaaatcggtgacatcctaagagggggtgaattagaacacttaaggCTAATCGagtccaaaaacttcacaagataaatccatattaatttctatataaatatatttttggtttatctagtgtgtttacacTACTGTTAAAAAGAATTGTAACATATAGCTAAACCTAGCAAACTACTCAAGAAATataaatgcacaaaggtaagttataagtatgtaaatgcgggaACACAAATAAGATACAGaggacaaactcggcacaagggatttttatcacgtggtatcgatgacataaacattcccctagtccacattagagCTCCGCCAAGGATATGTTCCCGGACGGCATCCgatcacggcctttgagccacctaggcctcaagtaggttgagccactaagccaccaaggcaaggtctcaccacaagcctctcttttggtcacttgccaccgtcttcacttcggagtttgagccaccaagataaaGGTCTTtgcgtccccgtacaagctccttgtcaccgctccacaccaaatcggagggcTCCGGGAGGCTGTGGCTACAGGGGTGTCGAGGGATCTAGGGGACTAGGGCTCTGGGAGGATGTAGCTTCGGAGGCTTCAAGGGCTCCAGGACACAGGGGCTCAGGGAGGCGATGGCTCCAGAGGTGTCGAGGGCTCTAGGAGATAGGGGCTCTGGGAGGCAGTGTCTCCAAGGGTGTTGAGGGTCCCTAGAGACGCCCCTCACCCTCTCGTAGAGGACGACTTCTTCTCTCGTCTTTGGGGGTAGCTTTCGAAGGGACCCACGGTCTCCGAAAGATGGGCTTTCTTCTGTAGAGTTGAAACCCAAGGGGTCCAACGTAGCTCCTGGTGGTGACCTTTTTAGTCATATCTACAGGCTGAGGtatttcccccaatagtaccccctcatttgCTGGACCGAGGTAAGGAGGGTGAGCGGATGTAGAAGGAACTAACTGTAGCCCATCCCCGTAGTCTGGATACCTCACGTCGTACCCTCTATCCGTATAGGAGTCTTTCGGTGATAATCATGAGCGACGATATTAGACCTACATGGGGATGGCGAGGCTCGGTGGTGTAGGTGGCATCGAGGTTGAAGGCCATTGTGATGCTAATAGAGGCATCATGTTTTGGAGTCCGTGTGGAGGCCAGAATGCGCCCTTCAACTTTCTGGATGGTAAGTCTTCTTGCCACTTGAGCCGTTGTAGCAGGGGTTATGCGTGGAGGCAAGATTTTTTCTTTGTCCTCGAGGTAAGTACTGATGGCGTGTGGAAACAATAATGTCTCTAACTGGGTTAAGCGCAGTCTCGCTTGGGGCCTTGCGCCAATGACTCTTTCATGCGGAGAAAGGGGTTCGACTCATGAACGCGATGAGACGTGTGCGCGGGAACCTAGAGAGCCACCGTAGGGTGTCGCCATGTGCACATATTTCAGCCGGGGTGTGGTCATGCACAGTCTTTCTTGGGGCTCTATGACCACGACTCTTGCATGCGCCGAAAGGCGCTCATCTCATAAATGCGATGATACGTGTGCATGGGAACCCAGAGTGCTACCGTAGGGTGCCGCCATGTGGACATGGTCAACCGGGGTGCGGTCACAAGCCCTTTAGTTAATGGTGGTGCACCTAACAAGGTCATGCACAGTCTTGCTTGGGGCTCTATGACCATAACTCTGTCATACGCTGAAAGGTGCTCGTCTCATAAATGTGACGAGATATGTGTGCAAAAGTCCAAGTGCCACCGTAGGATGACACCACGTGGTCCGGGATCAACTAGGGTGTGACCA is part of the Phragmites australis chromosome 12, lpPhrAust1.1, whole genome shotgun sequence genome and harbors:
- the LOC133886968 gene encoding uncharacterized protein LOC133886968, with the translated sequence MAAQAQLRATDSGGGDKDSDGLIVAVSLCFLHDLLGVVAFLACHPLHAAYFLFFARHLLSLASFFYPLLVSTALLLAVLVTVGPYIGGAEWRGVRSLGRTCGIAVAALCAELRPEGAGGDVASLVGQLCSFVLGPGDAASVLRVGEIMGELCDIGGSCFVLEEKSLLLLGGDECKELAFQLPLMDGCINEKSFLDHEDFGDFRDEIDDKVVVSEDLKGSDSLAEQCCPSETIFVQEIEAEDVIQDQRLILSGMEEISDGIEEKRLECDPVSVEIKKCEPVESMEIKKSEPVESMEIKKYEPVESMEIQKCEPVKPVEVKKFKPVEPTGIKTREPVKPHSSIAQRIKLWEAQVSGNFKPVLEEKEDSSVEFSLENGSLRDVKKQAQFETDPCVEKCGSEQEAQELASVEQSVEQQQAQAFVDVKECVHPETETFAGKCSHDVQAEETGIVAHTEQEFQEQDCQYAHLKTKTSAEKCSQDTQAEESAPIAHAEIELHEQGCKDAQPEPELQEQEYKIARSEQELQEREEYKDVTESPVMCNERENSLKFTSIAGRVHSRSSSENLVSEGSPLPKEKEWKRTLACKLYEERMQLRLCRDRAVVEGSDNMDMLWEAYEVGSGSNGRGVKRGTGIVKGDAKKQDEFVEEGDGEEEEDEHDNEGSMKQLCCLQALKFSTRKMNFGGGKRSLAKITKVLKRMTALSRVGSQRKRPDEGQQW